In Quercus robur chromosome 11, dhQueRobu3.1, whole genome shotgun sequence, the following proteins share a genomic window:
- the LOC126706400 gene encoding protein FMP32, mitochondrial-like isoform X1 produces MALSKRVLRLVANSNSNSSFRYLNTSSSSPSSSSSSSSSSLSSLPPNGFHFRQLSEAVKPNLRRAFLVDTLALVRGLEAQGVPSKQAEAITAALTEVLNDSLENVAHSFVSKAEMQRSEMVQDSNLSKFKAEVQSSQEHHFSMLQRETEKLRSDIEKMRSELRYEIDKVTAGQRLDLNLERGRIRDELANQNAETSSLTNKLDKEIHSLKAQLEAAKYDVIKYCIGTLVSISAVGLAVLRILL; encoded by the exons ATGGCTCTCTCTAAGCGCGTGCTTCGATTAGTAGCCAACTCCAACTCCAATTCCAGCTTCCGATACCTCAATACGTCGTCGTCTtcaccttcatcttcctcttcgtcttcgtcttcgtctttgTCGTCTTTACCTCCTAATGGTTTCCATTTCAGGCAGCTCTCTGAGGCCGTCAAACCTAATCTCAGGCGCGCATTTCTCGTCGATACTTTGGCTCTG GTGAGGGGCTTAGAAGCACAGGGCGTGCCGTCGAAACAAGCGGAGGCGATCACGGCTGCACTGACGGAAGTGTTGAACGACAGTTTGGAGAATGTCGCTCATTCCTTTGTCTCGAAAGCCGAAATGCAGAGG TCTGAGATGGTGCAAGATTCAAATCTTTCGAAGTTTAAGGCCGAAGTACAGAGCTCGCAG GAACATCACTTTTCTATGTTGCAACGTGAGACTGAAAAACTTAGGAGTGACATAGAGAAAATGCGCAGTGAATTGAG GTATGAAATTGACAAAGTTACTGCTGGACAGCGTTTAGATTTGAATCTTGAAAGAGG GCGCATACGTGATGAGCTTGCCAATCAGAATGCAGAAACCTCGAGTCTCACCAACAAACTTGACAAA GAAATTCATTCATTAAAAGCCCAGTTAGAAGCTGCAAAGTATGATGTGATCAAATATTGCATAGGTACCCTCGTCTCAATATCTGCAGTTGGTCTTGCTGTGCTCCGCATCTTGTTGTAG
- the LOC126705121 gene encoding uncharacterized protein LOC126705121, with translation MAAQDIVQKGRRWQVGNGRSIRIWKDKWLPSPSTYEVVSLVNNMPEDSRVVELIDEEKGAWKTDLVGSGSDGSHLRRFWRSIWSFNILHKIRHFAWRACRDVLPIKENLVKRKESRVQLFGSFMDMLWYVVMVAQWEHSDVEKLIVVVWALWSNRNECRNGGAKKSCQSLLQRVLEYLDAYQTCVVELGCPKQPVEPAKWKPPSPDRYKINMDGAVFKEQCMAGVRILIRDAEGHLIGACSRKLEAPLGAVEAEAKAVELGLLFARDFSIQDFTLESDSLTLINALQDLSPPPSSVAALVYSSVAMSHSFRCVEFSYVGRNGNRPTHLLARHALGIADLSVWVEETPCFLEQALNQDVVATSID, from the exons ATGGCAGCCCAAGACATAGTACAAAAAGGCAGAAGGTGGCAAGTTGGTAATGGACGTAGCATAAGGATTTGGAAGGATAAATGGTTGCCCTCTCCCTCAACTTATGAAGTTGTCTCTCTGGTAAACAACATGCCTGAGGATTCTAGAGTTGTAGAGCTAATTGATGAAGAGAAAGGTGCTTGGAAAACTGATCTG GTGGGATCCGGGTCTGATGGAAGTCATTTGAGGAGGTTCTGGCGGTCTATTTGGAGCTTTAATATCCTACACAAGATCCGTCACTTTGCTTGGAGAGCCTGCAGAGATGTGTTGCCCATAAAGGAGAACCTAGTCAAGCGGAAA GAGTCTCGGGTCCAGCTCTTTGGGTCGTTCATGGACATGTTATGGTACGTGGTTATGGTGGCCCAGTGGGAGCACAGCGACGTGGAGAAGCTTATCGTGGTGGTTTGGGCGCTTTGGTCAAATAGAAATGAGTGCAGGAACGGAGGGGCAAAGAAATCATGTCAATCATTGCTGCAAAGGGTGTTGGAGTACTTGGATGCTTACCAAACATGTGTGGTGGAGTTGGGATGTCCGAAGCAACCTGTTGAACCTGCAAAATGGAAGCCTCCCTCTCCGGACCGGTACAAAATTAACATGGATGGTGCTGTGTTCAAGGAGCAATGTATGGCCGGTGTGAGGATCTTGATTAGAGACGCTGAGGGTCATCTGATCGGTGCATGTAGCAGGAAGCTTGAAGCTCCTTTGGGTGCAGTCGAAGCTGAAGCCAAGGCCGTGGAGTTGGGTCTTCTGTTTGCAAGGGATTTTTCCATCCAAGATTTCACTCTTGAGAGTGACTCTTTAACGTTAATTAATGCGCTTCAAGACCTGTCTCCTCCTCCATCATCAGTAGCAGCGCTAGTCTATAGTTCAGTTGCCATGTCCCATTCTTTCAGATGTGTAGAGTTCTCATATGTAGGTCGTAATGGCAATAGGCCAACCCATTTACTTGCAAGACATGCGTTAGGCATTGCTGATTTATCTGTTTGGGTTGAAGAGACTCCTTGTTTCCTTGAACAGGCTCTCAACCAGGATGTAGTTGCTACCTCTATTGATTAA
- the LOC126706400 gene encoding protein FMP32, mitochondrial-like isoform X2, with the protein MALSKRVLRLVANSNSNSSFRYLNTQLSEAVKPNLRRAFLVDTLALVRGLEAQGVPSKQAEAITAALTEVLNDSLENVAHSFVSKAEMQRSEMVQDSNLSKFKAEVQSSQEHHFSMLQRETEKLRSDIEKMRSELRYEIDKVTAGQRLDLNLERGRIRDELANQNAETSSLTNKLDKEIHSLKAQLEAAKYDVIKYCIGTLVSISAVGLAVLRILL; encoded by the exons ATGGCTCTCTCTAAGCGCGTGCTTCGATTAGTAGCCAACTCCAACTCCAATTCCAGCTTCCGATACCTCAATAC GCAGCTCTCTGAGGCCGTCAAACCTAATCTCAGGCGCGCATTTCTCGTCGATACTTTGGCTCTG GTGAGGGGCTTAGAAGCACAGGGCGTGCCGTCGAAACAAGCGGAGGCGATCACGGCTGCACTGACGGAAGTGTTGAACGACAGTTTGGAGAATGTCGCTCATTCCTTTGTCTCGAAAGCCGAAATGCAGAGG TCTGAGATGGTGCAAGATTCAAATCTTTCGAAGTTTAAGGCCGAAGTACAGAGCTCGCAG GAACATCACTTTTCTATGTTGCAACGTGAGACTGAAAAACTTAGGAGTGACATAGAGAAAATGCGCAGTGAATTGAG GTATGAAATTGACAAAGTTACTGCTGGACAGCGTTTAGATTTGAATCTTGAAAGAGG GCGCATACGTGATGAGCTTGCCAATCAGAATGCAGAAACCTCGAGTCTCACCAACAAACTTGACAAA GAAATTCATTCATTAAAAGCCCAGTTAGAAGCTGCAAAGTATGATGTGATCAAATATTGCATAGGTACCCTCGTCTCAATATCTGCAGTTGGTCTTGCTGTGCTCCGCATCTTGTTGTAG
- the LOC126706150 gene encoding uncharacterized protein LOC126706150, with protein sequence MAEDKEDREGGGFHNQNPNPNHNNDISKKGSKGKSCKGCLYYSSLQRSKSKNPTCVGIPRTLHQVPSYIVGETELEASKEGRSLTDFKYACVGYSVFLNKDSSSDQQNKQAELPFCVGLEVLLDRRPADHAQAPAHVNKDDGRVLPQPQPRTYRPAHSTGEEYLNRFKRNASLVASGVARNVNRVGIYIKESLDDILYPYRTRPK encoded by the exons ATGGCGGAGGACAAAGAAGACAGAGAAGGAGGAGGATTCCATAATCAGAACCCTAACCCTAATCACAACAACGACATCAGCAAGAAAGGATCCAAAGGAAAGTCATGCAAGGGATGTCTCTACTACTCGTCTCTGCAAAGATCCAAATCTAAGAACCCCACTTGCGTTGGCATCCCCAGAACCCTCCACCAAG TGCCCAGCTACATTGTGGGGGAAACTGAGTTGGAAGCTTCCAAAGAGGGCCGCAGTCTAACAGATTTCAAGTATGCTTGTGTTGGTTACTCGGTGTTCCTGAACAAGGACTCTTCAAGTGATCAGCAGAACAAACAAGCAGAATTGCCATTTTGTGTTGGTCTTGAG GTATTGTTGGACAGAAGACCAGCAGACCATGCTCAGGCTCCTGCTCATGttaataaag ATGATGGTCGTGTTCTTCCCCAACCTCAACCTCGAACCTACAGACCAGCTCATTCCACAGGAGAGGAGTACCTGAACAG GTTTAAGAGGAATGCAAGCCTAGTAGCATCTGGTGTGGCTAGGAACGTGAATAGAGTGGGCATCTATATAAAAGAGAGTTTGGATGACATTTTATACCCTTACCGAACACGACCCAAGTAA